From Paenibacillus sp. V4I7, one genomic window encodes:
- a CDS encoding PucR family transcriptional regulator, giving the protein MHLTVEEALTIYPLSHAKLVAGQKGVSRILRSVNVMDAPDAGDWVKSGEMLFTTAFAMKDHLEVALTLLRMLNERGGAGLGIKVGRYWSQIPQELFDEANRLDIPILELPYEFTFSDQMDALFNAEHTKTTKKLQIVLEKQKQLMQFALRHKESSDIFHMISGILGQPIAVFGHSGNVLFHNTSWAEEILLHQWPWHKSVQWEGFGDTRCFRIPLMDPHGCTGFFKVYLNSPLTLKEEEALFHQAAEILTYHLGLDIQKGKDPSRQHALSLVFTDFFERELSFHDFMKNCKSYHLSVLSTTYQCVFTTVAPEHPNGKRLLNEVRQELIYHPMMQHYESEHLYIADGLLSIFALPKEQLFHKKEFIVALTSCLSSLTTRTTASGLNCWVSRAKAHPELVYDAYKECLETSRVAHRLRMNLTVLHHESIELFSLFQHLSEEAMRSYYNYVLEPIYGNNKHIDQEIALTLEVYLEYDGSINETSRLLFIHRNTVSYRLEKIADILQMDFKKMSDVLRLKLAFLFRNYLQTSKH; this is encoded by the coding sequence ATGCATCTGACCGTCGAAGAAGCGCTAACGATTTACCCGTTATCTCACGCGAAGCTGGTCGCTGGCCAGAAAGGCGTGTCTCGCATTTTAAGATCCGTCAATGTTATGGATGCTCCCGATGCCGGCGATTGGGTCAAGTCTGGTGAGATGCTGTTTACCACCGCCTTCGCCATGAAAGACCACCTGGAAGTCGCTTTAACACTATTACGCATGTTAAACGAACGTGGCGGTGCAGGCCTCGGCATCAAGGTAGGACGCTACTGGTCTCAAATTCCACAGGAATTGTTTGATGAAGCGAATCGATTAGATATCCCCATTCTTGAGCTGCCTTATGAATTCACCTTTTCCGACCAGATGGATGCTCTCTTCAATGCCGAACACACCAAAACGACCAAAAAACTGCAAATCGTCCTAGAAAAACAAAAGCAGCTCATGCAGTTTGCACTGCGACATAAAGAATCGTCGGATATTTTCCATATGATTTCCGGCATTTTAGGGCAGCCCATCGCTGTGTTCGGGCATAGTGGAAATGTCCTATTTCATAACACATCATGGGCGGAAGAAATCCTGCTGCATCAGTGGCCATGGCACAAAAGCGTGCAATGGGAAGGCTTTGGAGATACGCGGTGCTTTCGCATTCCTTTGATGGACCCTCATGGCTGCACCGGCTTTTTCAAAGTGTATCTGAATTCTCCGCTCACACTCAAAGAAGAGGAAGCCTTATTTCACCAAGCGGCCGAAATATTAACGTATCATCTTGGTTTAGATATTCAAAAGGGCAAAGATCCCTCTCGGCAGCATGCGCTTAGCCTGGTATTTACAGACTTCTTCGAAAGAGAACTTTCCTTCCACGATTTTATGAAAAACTGTAAGAGCTATCACCTCAGCGTGCTTTCCACTACTTATCAGTGTGTGTTCACAACCGTCGCACCTGAGCACCCAAATGGCAAAAGGTTACTGAATGAAGTGCGTCAGGAGCTTATTTATCACCCCATGATGCAGCATTATGAGTCTGAGCATCTCTACATCGCCGATGGATTGCTTTCGATCTTCGCCTTACCGAAGGAGCAGTTGTTCCATAAGAAAGAATTTATAGTCGCCCTTACATCCTGCCTATCTAGTTTGACAACAAGAACTACCGCTTCAGGCTTGAATTGCTGGGTTAGTCGAGCCAAGGCTCATCCGGAACTGGTGTACGATGCCTATAAGGAGTGTTTAGAAACTAGCCGCGTGGCCCACAGGCTGCGCATGAACCTAACCGTTCTTCACCATGAATCCATCGAGCTGTTCTCTCTGTTCCAGCACCTTTCTGAGGAAGCAATGCGCAGCTACTACAATTACGTCCTTGAGCCCATCTACGGCAATAACAAACATATTGATCAGGAAATAGCATTGACGCTTGAGGTGTACCTCGAATATGACGGTTCCATTAATGAAACAAGCCGACTATTATTCATTCATCGCAATACGGTCTCTTATCGACTTGAGAAAATTGCTGACATCCTGCAGATGGATTTCAAAAAAATGAGTGATGTACTGCGCTTAAAATTGGCCTTTCTTTTCCGAAACTATTTGCAAACTAGCAAGCACTAG
- a CDS encoding amidohydrolase family protein, giving the protein MEPDLIIQRFSNPQFSTFMDVGIKAGRIVFLSEHQPDSYSEGNILKAHGRVLLPGFIEPHIHLDKAFLLNQMKVEALTIQQAMASTLELKRMFTKEDIETRSVQVIRQAIAHGVTHMRCHVEIDPIVNLIGLEVMLELKKRYHDALTLQIVAFPQEGIIKQPGTEELLRTALQLGADVVGGITYQDPNLEEHLSIVFNLAHTFNKPLDLHVDFSDDPQMLAILKIIRMTHEYGMQGRVSVGHLTSLGSLPYEQAKEICKSIADAGIHVMCLPATDLYLNGRNDDHRPRRGLTPVSLLLEQGANVIFGSNNIQNPFTPFGTADPLDTGLLLAQTAYMGSKQDVVTIVEMATIRAARALQVDHYGLQVGAYADLVLCDAFDLRSVVYERAPRLYVWKKGKLIASTLKQTTFYHENVALNERKVGS; this is encoded by the coding sequence ATGGAGCCAGATTTGATCATCCAACGTTTCTCTAATCCTCAATTCAGCACATTCATGGATGTAGGGATTAAAGCGGGAAGGATTGTTTTCCTGAGTGAGCATCAACCTGACTCCTATAGTGAAGGAAATATCTTAAAAGCCCACGGACGCGTTCTACTCCCTGGATTCATAGAACCACATATCCATCTGGATAAAGCTTTTCTTTTGAATCAGATGAAAGTAGAAGCCCTTACGATACAGCAAGCCATGGCATCGACCTTGGAGCTTAAACGGATGTTCACGAAAGAAGATATCGAGACTCGCTCTGTACAAGTGATTCGACAAGCGATAGCTCACGGCGTTACACACATGCGTTGTCACGTGGAAATTGACCCAATCGTTAATCTCATTGGTCTCGAAGTAATGTTGGAGCTGAAAAAACGTTACCATGACGCACTTACCTTACAGATCGTCGCCTTTCCTCAAGAAGGTATCATTAAGCAGCCAGGTACAGAAGAACTGCTGAGAACAGCCTTACAGCTTGGAGCTGATGTGGTTGGCGGCATTACGTATCAAGATCCGAATCTCGAAGAGCATCTAAGCATTGTTTTCAACTTAGCCCATACCTTCAATAAGCCTCTAGATTTGCATGTGGATTTCTCCGATGACCCGCAGATGCTAGCGATTCTCAAGATCATTCGAATGACGCACGAGTACGGCATGCAGGGGCGCGTCAGCGTCGGACATCTCACATCTCTAGGTTCCCTCCCTTACGAGCAAGCCAAAGAAATTTGCAAGTCAATTGCAGATGCCGGTATTCACGTCATGTGTTTGCCAGCAACGGATCTCTACTTGAACGGTCGTAATGATGACCATCGCCCCCGCCGCGGGTTAACCCCCGTCTCCTTACTATTAGAGCAAGGCGCTAATGTAATCTTTGGGAGCAATAATATTCAAAATCCTTTTACCCCCTTCGGCACCGCGGACCCTCTGGATACCGGATTACTTCTCGCCCAAACCGCCTATATGGGTTCCAAACAGGATGTGGTTACGATCGTCGAAATGGCAACAATTCGCGCTGCGAGGGCCCTTCAGGTTGATCATTACGGGTTACAAGTTGGCGCATACGCAGATCTTGTTTTATGTGATGCATTTGACCTACGGAGTGTTGTCTACGAACGCGCCCCGAGGCTGTACGTGTGGAAGAAAGGCAAGCTGATCGCTTCCACTTTGAAGCAAACAACCTTTTACCATGAGAATGTGGCTCTTAATGAAAGAAAGGTGGGTTCCTGA
- a CDS encoding YhgE/Pip domain-containing protein: protein MKKILGIYLTDLRNLWKVPTGLFLMIALAILPSVYAWINLEAMWDPYANTSGIKIAVTSNDQGAVVEDKAINIGNEVVDNLKNNHSLGWTFVNEQEALDGVERGDYYASLIIPADFSRKITSIVDGSMVKPEILYTVNEKINAVAPKITSKGASNVTAQIGENFIKTVSTAILTRLKELGIDLEKELPTIRNMESRIFELEKRLPEITAMGDKALEIEQKLPDIKEKGQKIVELEKRIPEMDRAGDTILKIEERWPKIEAAAQEVLVIQQKLPEIQRAANRIAELDQNFGKVEEALNTAIDKSRKADEIVTAALNTLPKVEAIAAQGGAFATQLANFLQNNDAAFQALIPVVKQNLILLQQTTDAVTQLTGLLQDANLDPQKALAAIGLLTDRLTAGVAVIDRTVDLLTRLNTYLPNGPLTDSIDRLNSVKSKFSNQLETLSKIQSAIQRGEKPAKDLVDNLNALSKEASSALGSILSRYDLEIVPNITKALGQMKSIAQNSAADLQTLQSQLPNIKEILVDAQSGIHFAQAQLDMLQKDLPNIRAKVHEASTTLQTKMNEFTNAINEAAPFVRNDLPKVRQKLHEAADFVRHDLPAAEDEIRKLSDLYQTKFPEVESAVHLAANLVRNDLPEFEAAVRKAADQIRKVEGGGSIEEILRLLQNDIQKQSDFLANPVLIKEDRRFPIPNYGSAMSPFYTTLSLWVGAMLLVSLLRVDVDNPDGLLKTHHIYFGRMLIFLTVGCLQAIIVTIGDMYLLGTYVVDKFWFVIFAILISMVFITITYTLVSVFGNIGKGIAIIFLVLQFSSSGGTFPVSTASPFFQKLNPLVPFTYAVGIMRETVGGMLLSVVLRDVFFLCLFIVICYVIALVLKKPLSGYTQKVAEKAKQTKLIT from the coding sequence ATGAAGAAAATTTTGGGCATTTATTTAACGGATCTTAGGAACTTGTGGAAAGTGCCCACAGGTCTTTTTCTTATGATTGCACTAGCTATTTTACCGTCTGTGTATGCCTGGATTAATCTAGAAGCGATGTGGGATCCTTATGCCAATACGTCTGGTATCAAAATTGCTGTAACAAGCAATGACCAGGGGGCTGTTGTCGAGGATAAAGCCATTAATATCGGCAATGAAGTTGTGGATAATTTGAAAAATAATCATTCTCTGGGTTGGACGTTTGTGAACGAGCAGGAGGCTCTGGACGGTGTTGAGCGAGGGGATTATTACGCAAGTTTGATTATTCCGGCCGATTTTTCCCGAAAAATAACGAGTATTGTGGATGGATCGATGGTAAAGCCGGAGATTTTATATACGGTAAATGAGAAAATTAATGCGGTCGCTCCCAAAATTACGAGCAAGGGTGCTTCCAATGTGACTGCTCAAATCGGCGAAAATTTTATTAAAACGGTGAGCACGGCTATTTTGACGCGCTTGAAAGAGCTCGGTATCGATTTGGAGAAAGAGTTGCCGACAATTCGGAATATGGAGTCAAGGATCTTTGAGTTGGAAAAGCGCTTGCCGGAGATTACGGCTATGGGAGACAAAGCGCTGGAGATCGAGCAGAAGCTGCCGGACATCAAGGAAAAGGGGCAGAAAATCGTCGAGCTCGAGAAACGGATTCCCGAAATGGATCGGGCCGGTGATACGATTCTAAAGATTGAAGAGCGTTGGCCAAAGATTGAAGCAGCTGCGCAAGAGGTATTGGTTATTCAGCAAAAACTGCCGGAGATTCAGCGGGCCGCTAATCGCATCGCAGAACTGGATCAGAACTTCGGCAAGGTCGAAGAGGCACTAAACACAGCGATTGATAAATCTCGCAAGGCGGATGAAATTGTTACCGCTGCGTTAAATACTCTGCCAAAAGTAGAGGCCATTGCTGCGCAAGGTGGTGCGTTTGCAACCCAGTTGGCCAACTTTTTACAAAATAATGATGCGGCGTTCCAAGCGCTTATCCCTGTCGTGAAACAGAATTTGATATTGCTTCAGCAGACGACGGATGCGGTAACCCAGCTTACTGGCTTGCTCCAGGATGCTAATCTTGACCCGCAGAAAGCTTTGGCTGCTATAGGGCTGCTCACGGATCGCCTTACTGCGGGCGTGGCGGTCATTGATCGAACAGTCGACCTGCTTACGCGTTTGAACACCTACTTACCCAATGGCCCGCTGACCGATTCCATTGACCGTTTGAACAGTGTCAAATCAAAGTTCAGTAACCAACTTGAAACGTTAAGTAAGATTCAGTCGGCCATTCAGCGCGGAGAGAAACCGGCGAAAGACCTTGTGGATAATTTGAATGCATTGTCCAAAGAAGCGAGCAGCGCATTAGGCAGTATTTTGTCGCGCTACGACTTGGAAATTGTCCCGAACATCACCAAGGCACTGGGTCAAATGAAGTCTATCGCCCAAAACTCAGCTGCTGATCTGCAGACACTGCAGTCCCAACTGCCGAACATCAAAGAGATCTTAGTGGATGCGCAGAGCGGCATTCATTTCGCGCAAGCTCAGCTCGATATGCTGCAAAAGGATCTGCCGAATATCCGCGCGAAGGTACATGAAGCGTCAACGACCCTTCAGACCAAAATGAACGAGTTCACCAACGCGATCAATGAAGCCGCGCCGTTCGTTCGCAATGATCTTCCCAAAGTCCGGCAAAAGCTGCATGAGGCAGCAGACTTTGTGCGCCATGATTTGCCGGCGGCTGAGGATGAAATTCGTAAATTATCCGACCTGTATCAGACGAAATTTCCAGAGGTAGAGAGTGCCGTTCATCTAGCGGCAAACCTGGTGCGCAATGATTTGCCAGAATTTGAGGCGGCTGTCCGCAAAGCGGCGGATCAAATCCGTAAGGTAGAAGGCGGGGGCAGTATCGAAGAAATTCTCCGACTGCTGCAAAATGATATTCAGAAGCAAAGCGATTTCCTCGCGAATCCTGTGCTGATTAAAGAGGATAGGCGTTTTCCCATTCCGAACTATGGGTCGGCGATGTCGCCCTTTTATACAACGCTATCCCTGTGGGTAGGCGCTATGCTGCTTGTTTCGCTGCTGAGAGTGGATGTAGATAACCCAGACGGCCTGCTAAAGACGCACCATATTTACTTTGGGCGTATGCTCATCTTCCTGACAGTTGGATGTCTCCAAGCCATTATCGTCACAATCGGCGATATGTACCTCTTGGGCACATATGTTGTGGATAAGTTCTGGTTCGTTATTTTTGCGATTCTCATCAGCATGGTGTTCATAACCATCACATACACATTAGTCTCCGTATTCGGGAACATAGGCAAAGGAATTGCGATCATCTTCCTCGTGCTTCAGTTTTCCAGCTCCGGCGGCACTTTTCCGGTTAGCACGGCATCGCCTTTTTTCCAAAAGCTTAACCCGCTCGTGCCGTTCACTTATGCGGTAGGTATCATGCGTGAGACGGTTGGTGGTATGCTGCTCTCCGTGGTGCTTAGAGATGTGTTCTTCCTCTGCTTATTCATTGTGATTTGCTACGTCATTGCTTTAGTGCTCAAAAAGCCGCTCAGCGGCTATACCCAGAAAGTTGCGGAGAAGGCGAAGCAGACGAAGCTAATTACTTGA
- a CDS encoding phosphatase PAP2 family protein — MKKTSWWSYIMACSGLLLIPLVGLIYIHLNQADGVAYSLVTDLDRQIPFMKSFVIPYLSWYGFLLVGFLYLAYKDRSMYYKTLFQFIMGLLLCYGVYAIYQTTVPRPELTGSDWLLRMVQWVYRSDQPFNCFPSTHVLTSYLMMKAYLRSTTIVWPYKMAVTSMSLLIIVSTLFVKQHVLLDIVGAVLVSEGVVYVVERFRMGLLKDSVAVNTQQRKFEGGLRR, encoded by the coding sequence GTGAAAAAAACTTCGTGGTGGTCTTATATAATGGCTTGCAGCGGCTTGCTATTGATCCCCTTAGTGGGACTCATCTACATTCATCTAAATCAGGCGGACGGGGTGGCTTACAGCTTAGTTACTGATCTAGATCGGCAAATTCCGTTTATGAAGAGCTTCGTTATACCTTACCTGTCCTGGTATGGATTTCTGTTGGTTGGGTTCTTATATTTGGCTTATAAGGATCGCAGCATGTACTATAAAACACTTTTTCAGTTCATAATGGGTCTGCTCTTGTGCTATGGGGTATATGCTATATATCAGACGACTGTTCCTCGGCCGGAGCTAACCGGAAGCGATTGGCTGCTGCGGATGGTACAGTGGGTGTATCGCTCAGATCAACCGTTTAACTGTTTTCCAAGTACACATGTATTAACTTCGTATTTAATGATGAAAGCCTATTTAAGATCAACAACTATAGTCTGGCCCTATAAAATGGCCGTTACGAGCATGTCATTGCTCATTATTGTATCGACACTGTTCGTAAAACAGCATGTTCTTCTGGATATTGTAGGTGCCGTACTGGTTTCAGAGGGTGTTGTGTACGTCGTGGAACGTTTTAGAATGGGTTTGCTGAAAGATTCGGTGGCTGTGAATACGCAGCAGCGAAAGTTCGAAGGGGGACTTAGAAGATGA
- a CDS encoding glycosyltransferase, producing MKRRDKLLILTGSLGDGHNKAAQAILEAARFYKPDVDVKVVDFLEWTHPYLHSVGKYCYMQWVKSLPSVYGYLYRKTREDNTLSHMFKKMKSFSTDRMLELLHEEEPTEVVCTFPGAAAAMSYLKCNGLTTVPTVTVMTDYTDHSYWVHPGTDRYLVGAEHVKQSLLRYRIPEQRIMVTGIPIRMPFTQTYDRNELRDKHGLHRDMPTVLVMGGGHGLIGKQFKSVLQSDDLAVPVQFVFVCGRNEKLKQQLEEELGGEKTRHRVMVTGFVDHIHELMALSDLIVTKPGGLTVSEALALELPMMLYKPIPGQEQDNAAFLVGLGAAIEVKNAVELKRQLLEVIANRSLLVRLKKNAKLSQQNQDALHTLNAILDTHHHFIPALDGLQLAYANV from the coding sequence ATGAAACGTAGGGACAAACTATTAATCCTGACAGGCAGTCTAGGGGACGGGCATAATAAAGCAGCGCAAGCGATTTTGGAAGCTGCACGGTTTTATAAACCGGATGTGGACGTGAAAGTGGTTGATTTCCTGGAGTGGACGCATCCTTATCTGCATTCCGTGGGCAAATACTGCTATATGCAGTGGGTGAAAAGTCTGCCTTCGGTTTACGGGTATTTGTACCGCAAGACGCGAGAGGATAATACATTGTCTCATATGTTTAAAAAGATGAAATCGTTCAGCACTGACAGGATGCTGGAACTGCTTCATGAAGAGGAGCCGACGGAAGTGGTGTGCACCTTCCCGGGGGCGGCCGCGGCGATGTCGTACTTAAAATGTAACGGACTAACTACGGTGCCTACTGTGACAGTGATGACGGATTATACGGATCACAGTTACTGGGTTCATCCCGGTACGGATCGTTATCTAGTTGGCGCCGAGCATGTGAAGCAATCGCTCCTGCGTTACCGGATCCCGGAGCAGCGTATTATGGTGACGGGTATTCCGATTCGAATGCCTTTCACGCAAACGTACGATCGTAATGAGCTCCGTGATAAGCATGGTTTGCACCGTGATATGCCTACCGTGCTGGTGATGGGGGGCGGGCATGGTTTGATCGGCAAGCAGTTCAAGTCTGTACTGCAATCAGATGATCTGGCGGTGCCGGTGCAGTTTGTATTCGTATGCGGGCGCAATGAGAAGTTGAAGCAGCAGCTAGAGGAGGAGCTGGGCGGCGAGAAAACACGCCATCGCGTGATGGTCACAGGATTCGTGGATCACATCCACGAGCTGATGGCTTTATCCGATCTGATCGTGACGAAGCCGGGAGGACTTACCGTATCCGAGGCGCTCGCACTCGAGTTACCGATGATGCTGTACAAGCCGATACCTGGTCAAGAGCAAGATAATGCGGCATTTCTTGTTGGCCTTGGAGCAGCGATTGAAGTGAAGAATGCGGTGGAGCTGAAAAGACAATTGCTTGAGGTTATCGCCAACCGGTCTTTGCTGGTGAGACTTAAGAAGAATGCCAAGCTTAGTCAGCAGAACCAAGATGCTCTTCACACGCTGAATGCGATATTGGATACTCACCATCATTTCATCCCTGCACTTGATGGCCTGCAGCTAGCCTATGCAAATGTGTGA
- a CDS encoding transcriptional regulator, whose product MQIEVSTKNMYFLECFSSETRVKIIELLGEEPLNIKQLSQRLEISSAIVTKHIQKLEQAGIVTSESMTGVRGTQKVCYLQLEQAMLQFKAKKPYEHPTNTISIPVGQYSSFEVRPTCGLASPTQIIGVIDDPRYFADPQHVHAGILWFGSGYVEYRIPNFFHSNQKLRSMEISFEICSEAPGFNENWPSDISFFINETPLGQWTSPGDFGKQRGVLSPDWWGNGFTQHGLLKIITVNPQGSFLDGTKISDITIQDLDISFAKDIHFRIASLEDSTNCGGITLFGKQFGNYEQDIVVTMHEDK is encoded by the coding sequence ATGCAAATTGAGGTTTCGACCAAAAATATGTACTTCCTTGAATGTTTCTCCTCGGAGACCCGAGTGAAAATCATTGAGCTGCTAGGCGAAGAACCTTTGAATATCAAACAATTATCACAGCGGCTGGAGATTTCATCCGCTATTGTGACTAAGCATATACAGAAGCTGGAACAAGCCGGAATTGTTACGTCCGAGAGTATGACAGGTGTTCGTGGTACTCAGAAGGTATGTTATCTGCAGCTCGAGCAAGCGATGCTTCAGTTCAAAGCAAAGAAACCGTATGAACATCCGACGAATACGATTTCAATTCCGGTTGGCCAATACTCATCCTTCGAGGTGAGGCCTACGTGCGGTCTTGCTTCGCCTACGCAAATTATTGGCGTTATTGATGACCCCAGATATTTCGCGGATCCCCAGCATGTGCACGCCGGCATCCTCTGGTTCGGGAGCGGTTATGTCGAATATAGAATCCCTAACTTTTTTCACAGCAATCAGAAGCTTCGCTCCATGGAAATTTCTTTTGAAATCTGTTCCGAGGCCCCGGGGTTTAACGAGAATTGGCCATCCGATATTTCTTTCTTTATCAACGAAACTCCCCTAGGTCAGTGGACGAGCCCTGGTGATTTTGGAAAGCAAAGAGGTGTGCTATCCCCGGATTGGTGGGGAAATGGTTTCACTCAGCACGGTCTTTTGAAAATCATCACCGTCAATCCGCAAGGTTCTTTCTTGGACGGAACAAAGATTTCCGACATCACCATCCAAGACTTAGATATTTCTTTCGCAAAAGACATCCATTTTCGAATTGCATCCTTAGAAGATTCCACAAACTGCGGCGGAATTACGTTGTTCGGCAAGCAATTCGGAAATTATGAGCAAGACATCGTGGTTACGATGCATGAGGATAAATAG
- a CDS encoding substrate-binding domain-containing protein: MRFRIFEAANQLNYRTDTKTKKKRGNLLVLIPENIRNDQIFYYEVFWSIEKRAKENGYNAIICGITQAMEDQLILPELYHEIVFDGILLVDVLHLNYVRKLVDLGIPLVTVDHYYDSLQLDAVVTANAEEAYKIVTHLIDKGHRQIGFIGAISRTKSFKERWSGYQNAMSDAGLAIDMNHNIVNPSPLEALNSTTAQLTDHLDAMTSMPTAWFCADDRIAISLIQILISKDYKVPKDISVVGFGDIEAAQMIAPHLTTIKVQREQLGIEAVDFLIRKIDFGGSPAKISIYGELIERDSCKALG; encoded by the coding sequence TTGCGCTTTCGTATTTTCGAAGCAGCTAATCAGTTGAACTATCGGACAGATACTAAGACAAAAAAGAAACGCGGCAACCTGCTCGTCTTAATCCCTGAGAACATTCGTAATGATCAAATCTTCTACTACGAAGTGTTCTGGTCCATAGAAAAAAGAGCCAAAGAAAATGGCTACAACGCCATTATCTGCGGTATCACACAAGCGATGGAGGATCAACTCATCCTGCCGGAGCTTTATCACGAAATTGTATTTGACGGCATATTACTTGTTGACGTCCTTCATCTTAATTATGTTCGAAAGCTTGTTGATTTGGGAATTCCCCTCGTTACGGTGGATCATTATTACGATAGCTTACAGCTTGACGCTGTTGTGACAGCGAATGCCGAAGAGGCTTACAAAATCGTCACTCATCTCATTGACAAAGGTCATCGGCAGATTGGTTTTATCGGTGCGATTAGTAGGACGAAGAGCTTCAAGGAACGCTGGTCCGGATACCAAAATGCCATGTCTGATGCAGGGCTAGCCATAGACATGAATCACAATATCGTCAATCCCTCACCACTGGAGGCGCTAAATTCCACCACCGCCCAGTTAACCGATCATCTCGATGCGATGACTTCTATGCCGACAGCCTGGTTTTGTGCGGATGATCGCATTGCGATTTCCCTCATTCAAATCCTTATTTCCAAAGACTACAAGGTACCGAAGGATATCTCTGTTGTTGGGTTTGGCGACATTGAAGCAGCTCAAATGATCGCTCCTCACTTAACGACGATCAAAGTGCAGCGTGAACAGCTCGGCATTGAAGCCGTAGATTTTCTCATTCGCAAAATCGACTTCGGCGGAAGTCCTGCGAAGATTTCCATTTACGGAGAACTCATCGAGCGTGATTCCTGTAAAGCGCTAGGATAG
- a CDS encoding AAA family ATPase, giving the protein MRKLIFFIGPAGAGKTTLAKVWARKHGGAFLDMDTLLRPAAEAIMTLAGQDPNDRDSPTYKTYCRDLGYRITMDAALENLELGLDAIVVGPFTKELADPLWLEKELSNVGATISDVCVRAVFVYLPSENAYQERIRTRGSVLDVWKLDNWKHFSQSLVRKEIKWLIDPSSILYFDNSGPFSSVKLYELEKFIYRRK; this is encoded by the coding sequence ATGCGAAAACTCATATTTTTTATAGGGCCTGCCGGTGCCGGAAAAACGACACTAGCCAAAGTATGGGCACGCAAGCACGGCGGAGCTTTTCTGGACATGGATACGCTGCTCCGACCCGCGGCAGAAGCGATCATGACCCTTGCCGGACAAGACCCGAACGACCGGGATTCCCCCACATATAAGACATACTGTCGTGATTTGGGATACCGCATAACGATGGACGCTGCACTTGAGAATCTCGAGCTTGGCTTGGATGCCATTGTTGTCGGACCTTTCACCAAAGAACTAGCAGATCCGCTTTGGCTGGAAAAGGAACTTTCAAACGTTGGTGCTACGATTAGCGATGTGTGCGTTAGGGCTGTTTTTGTCTATTTACCAAGCGAGAATGCCTACCAAGAACGTATACGGACTAGAGGCTCCGTATTGGATGTTTGGAAGCTGGACAACTGGAAGCATTTTAGCCAGTCGCTCGTTCGCAAGGAAATCAAATGGCTAATTGATCCCTCTTCAATTCTCTATTTCGATAATTCAGGACCGTTTTCATCTGTAAAGCTATATGAACTTGAGAAATTCATTTATAGAAGAAAATGA